The following proteins come from a genomic window of Shewanella halifaxensis HAW-EB4:
- a CDS encoding ribosome alternative rescue factor ArfA — translation MAKHHQQTHIEHESGRGVIKDNALKAIVTSSLFRTRTEKPKKGKGSYNRKQQKGQKLKGFAPFDYLAFAIH, via the coding sequence ATGGCAAAACATCACCAGCAAACGCATATCGAACACGAAAGTGGCCGCGGCGTAATAAAAGATAACGCCTTAAAGGCAATCGTTACCAGCTCGCTATTTAGAACGCGTACTGAAAAACCAAAGAAAGGTAAAGGGTCTTACAACCGCAAACAACAGAAGGGGCAAAAGCTGAAGGGCTTTGCCCCTTTTGACTATCTGGCATTCGCGATACATTAA
- a CDS encoding lipopolysaccharide biosynthesis protein — MTESSFERAKHAFTNAIWATFASMSLGLAFKIWLAQWVEKGDLALYHTVVDIVSMSLILLSGFRASMVVSFSKTKNDRDITNIFRYSLIIMVLFTWGLVLPYIKHQLNIDVEYIQLVGIILGMGFKVYFTNQIGMYRLYDIANKTIWIEPLVQIILFLVCYYLLAQTPTASLFFSLMLSNLAAAAYMFLKRRKLIATTPLAPVQLTPDMRNFVKKSVMSSLEVGASILMVYITVLLTIGYFTIDELGDFQVVVRPMIAYLTMLFVFPVYRYILPELAQCLKNKEHQQIAQIRKWFFKLSLGVSAALLTGLLLFSDELVALVFPETYAKAAPILMHFALFFGFMMLNAYQIAYIKSHGLFLQSLLIRLLGVATLLIMFYLLRLVTDNVVAVILALGSGYLTMFIASSIIERKLLKQHQFNELENEPKLASE, encoded by the coding sequence ATGACAGAGTCTTCTTTTGAGCGGGCTAAACACGCCTTCACCAACGCTATCTGGGCCACATTCGCGAGCATGTCTCTTGGGCTAGCATTTAAAATTTGGTTAGCCCAGTGGGTCGAAAAGGGGGACCTAGCTCTCTACCATACTGTCGTCGACATAGTTTCCATGTCGCTTATCTTATTGAGTGGTTTTCGTGCCTCGATGGTCGTGAGCTTTTCGAAAACCAAAAACGATCGTGATATCACCAATATCTTCCGCTACTCACTGATTATCATGGTGCTGTTTACCTGGGGATTAGTTCTGCCCTATATCAAACATCAACTCAATATCGATGTCGAATATATTCAGTTAGTGGGAATTATCTTGGGGATGGGCTTTAAAGTATACTTTACCAATCAAATTGGTATGTATCGACTCTACGACATCGCCAATAAAACGATCTGGATAGAACCCTTAGTACAGATAATACTGTTTCTGGTTTGCTACTACCTCTTAGCACAGACCCCGACAGCCTCACTATTTTTTAGCTTAATGCTATCCAACTTAGCCGCTGCCGCTTATATGTTTTTAAAGCGCAGAAAGCTGATTGCCACCACACCATTAGCACCGGTTCAACTTACCCCTGATATGCGTAACTTTGTTAAAAAGAGCGTAATGTCATCACTGGAGGTGGGAGCCAGCATCTTGATGGTTTATATCACAGTGCTACTGACGATTGGCTACTTCACCATCGATGAGCTCGGCGACTTCCAAGTAGTTGTGCGGCCGATGATAGCCTACTTAACCATGCTGTTTGTTTTCCCCGTTTATCGCTATATTTTGCCCGAGTTAGCTCAATGTTTAAAAAACAAAGAGCATCAGCAGATCGCACAGATCCGTAAGTGGTTTTTCAAGCTAAGCCTAGGGGTAAGTGCTGCGCTACTGACTGGGTTACTGCTATTTAGTGACGAGCTAGTCGCTCTGGTGTTTCCAGAAACATACGCAAAGGCAGCCCCCATCTTGATGCACTTCGCACTCTTTTTTGGCTTTATGATGCTTAATGCCTACCAGATCGCCTACATCAAATCCCATGGGTTATTCTTGCAAAGTTTGCTGATCCGCCTGCTTGGTGTAGCAACGCTTTTGATTATGTTTTATCTGCTCAGATTAGTTACCGACAATGTTGTCGCGGTCATATTGGCCCTAGGCAGTGGCTATTTAACTATGTTTATCGCCTCGAGCATTATTGAACGCAAGCTACTTAAACAACACCAATTTAATGAGTTAGAGAATGAGCCAAAGTTAGCCAGTGAGTAG
- a CDS encoding LysR family transcriptional regulator, with translation MNVSMDDLHLFVLTVQHGGISAAAKQHSLQRSKVSRRLQELEKALGCQLLIRTTRQIELTENGRLLYQQINQPLGSVAQAAKLLTNQQKSLQGMLRVAVPAALITSNMFTLLLENYLELFPDVLLEVLHCQESIDLKRDNIDIQILPDGVKVKNEDYVQQALLRFPSSLVASNAYLQSHAPINALSDLFAHPLMVSRYNQASLPDDLTLRLCSDDLRLIQHMATTGKGIALLPTILLKDSLKSGELLPILTHEKLPEIKLTLIYPSRQFLPEKTRALIKLLRDAFKLN, from the coding sequence ATGAACGTTAGCATGGATGATCTACACCTGTTTGTATTAACCGTCCAACACGGCGGAATAAGCGCCGCGGCAAAGCAACACTCATTGCAACGCTCGAAAGTGAGTCGGCGCTTACAGGAACTCGAAAAGGCATTGGGCTGTCAGTTGCTTATCCGCACCACTAGACAAATAGAGTTAACCGAGAATGGCCGACTACTCTACCAGCAGATCAATCAGCCTTTGGGAAGCGTTGCTCAAGCAGCGAAGCTGCTAACTAATCAGCAGAAATCCTTGCAAGGTATGTTAAGAGTCGCAGTGCCTGCAGCCCTAATTACCTCAAACATGTTTACTCTATTGCTAGAGAACTACCTAGAGCTGTTCCCTGATGTTTTATTAGAGGTGTTGCACTGTCAAGAGAGCATCGATCTCAAGCGAGACAATATCGATATTCAAATCTTACCCGACGGGGTAAAGGTGAAAAATGAGGACTATGTCCAGCAGGCGCTACTACGCTTTCCAAGCAGCTTAGTCGCATCAAACGCTTACTTACAAAGCCACGCGCCAATTAATGCCCTCAGTGATCTTTTTGCACACCCGTTAATGGTCAGTCGCTACAACCAAGCATCCCTCCCCGATGATCTTACCCTGAGACTTTGCTCAGATGATCTGCGCTTGATCCAGCATATGGCAACTACAGGTAAAGGCATTGCATTACTACCGACCATTTTACTCAAAGACTCACTTAAGTCCGGTGAGCTACTGCCGATTTTAACTCACGAGAAGCTGCCGGAGATCAAGCTCACCTTAATCTATCCATCTAGGCAATTTTTACCGGAAAAGACCCGTGCCTTAATCAAACTGCTTAGAGATGCCTTTAAGTTAAATTAG
- a CDS encoding DUF3465 domain-containing protein, which produces MIHKGQLVRWNDAKGFGFIRIEQAHDINQPANANHEVFIHVSALGLIPRRPLVGDTLFFQILTQKDGKQRAVEARIEGMGGSSTQKTLKHSQPSQHRKSVNGVLYRIAIMLVVLAIASFTYNRVFASTTNLHGATTGLAGPVSAEQDNSTGVLQRAFEQGLSNLQVQSRGVVSKVLADDNKGSRHQRFILTLPHGQTVLVAHNIDLAPRISDLNVGDSVEFYGEYEWNKRGGVVHWTHHDPQGRHIGGWLKHNGQTYQ; this is translated from the coding sequence ATGATACATAAAGGTCAATTAGTACGATGGAACGATGCGAAAGGCTTTGGTTTTATTCGTATCGAGCAGGCTCATGATATTAATCAACCTGCTAACGCCAATCATGAAGTGTTTATTCATGTGTCGGCGCTAGGCCTTATCCCTCGGCGTCCTTTGGTGGGAGATACCCTGTTTTTTCAAATACTGACGCAAAAGGATGGTAAACAGAGGGCGGTAGAAGCTCGGATTGAGGGAATGGGTGGCTCATCGACTCAAAAAACGCTCAAACATAGTCAGCCATCGCAGCACCGAAAGTCAGTCAACGGTGTGTTATATCGTATTGCGATTATGCTGGTGGTGCTGGCTATTGCAAGCTTTACCTATAACCGCGTGTTCGCATCGACGACTAATTTACATGGGGCGACAACGGGTTTAGCAGGACCTGTATCTGCTGAGCAGGATAATAGCACAGGAGTATTACAGCGCGCATTTGAGCAAGGGCTGAGTAACCTTCAGGTTCAAAGTAGAGGCGTGGTAAGTAAAGTTCTAGCTGATGATAATAAAGGTAGTCGCCATCAACGATTTATTTTGACATTACCACACGGTCAGACCGTTTTAGTCGCTCACAATATTGATTTAGCACCGCGAATTTCTGATTTAAATGTAGGTGATTCCGTTGAGTTTTACGGTGAATATGAGTGGAACAAACGCGGTGGGGTAGTGCACTGGACCCATCATGATCCACAAGGACGCCATATCGGTGGTTGGCTTAAACATAATGGCCAAACTTATCAATAG
- a CDS encoding permease yields MSPEIITMAKESAGMFLFLAAELTLLFIAISYIVGLLQEYIPPEKIQSILSSKKGKGYIIAALLGSITPFCSCSTIPFLKGLLRAKAGFGPMMVFLFSSPLLNPIIIGLFIVTFGFKVALFYFVVAMSVSVIAGYTLEKLGFERYVKPEAYEAASASSSCCAKPKNEVKPVATTSCCSTPAPAVAATTSCCSVPAAVSSCGESTATASTCGSSATVKQDNRWMRVWRSTWKDFKQVLPYLMLGIFVGSLIYGFIPTELIAKYAGEGTWYAIPIAAVIGIPLYIRAEAVIPLSSALVAKGMALGSVMALIIGSAGASLTEVILLKSIFKNQMIAAFLAVILGMAISAGYLYTLIF; encoded by the coding sequence ATGAGTCCTGAGATCATTACAATGGCAAAAGAGTCTGCCGGAATGTTTCTATTCCTTGCAGCAGAGTTAACCCTATTATTCATCGCAATTAGTTATATCGTGGGGTTACTGCAGGAATATATTCCTCCAGAAAAGATCCAATCTATTTTGAGCTCGAAGAAAGGTAAAGGCTACATTATTGCCGCCTTACTTGGCTCTATTACGCCATTTTGCTCATGCTCAACTATCCCTTTCTTAAAGGGTTTATTAAGAGCAAAAGCAGGCTTTGGTCCTATGATGGTGTTTCTGTTCTCAAGCCCACTGCTAAACCCGATTATCATCGGTCTGTTTATTGTGACTTTTGGCTTTAAAGTGGCGCTGTTTTATTTCGTCGTTGCCATGAGTGTGTCGGTAATAGCGGGTTACACTCTTGAGAAGCTAGGGTTTGAGCGCTACGTTAAGCCTGAGGCTTATGAAGCGGCTAGCGCATCTAGCAGCTGTTGTGCAAAGCCTAAAAATGAAGTTAAGCCTGTAGCTACCACAAGTTGCTGTTCAACACCTGCACCAGCTGTTGCAGCAACCACAAGTTGCTGCTCTGTTCCTGCTGCGGTAAGTTCATGTGGGGAATCAACAGCAACGGCTTCAACTTGTGGTTCTAGCGCTACGGTAAAACAAGACAATCGCTGGATGCGCGTATGGCGTTCAACTTGGAAAGACTTTAAGCAAGTGCTGCCTTATTTGATGCTGGGTATTTTCGTGGGCTCGCTGATCTATGGATTTATCCCTACTGAACTAATCGCAAAATATGCAGGCGAAGGCACTTGGTATGCGATTCCCATCGCTGCAGTGATTGGTATTCCGCTGTACATTCGTGCAGAAGCGGTTATCCCGTTAAGCTCAGCGTTAGTCGCAAAAGGAATGGCGCTCGGTTCGGTAATGGCACTGATTATTGGTAGCGCGGGGGCAAGTTTAACCGAGGTGATTCTGCTTAAGTCTATCTTTAAGAATCAGATGATTGCCGCATTCTTAGCCGTGATTTTAGGTATGGCGATTAGTGCTGGTTACCTGTACACACTAATATTTTAA
- a CDS encoding 3'-5' exonuclease, translating to MSLFKFGLAADKSATIRRELGKDAAAYFKAMQAAEETFFRSITTTENRLKLDWLQLRTRLITRVDDSELSRLTDFNVELIQNVSAEQDGQPRQISVVTLDSLQMAIADIEAQSWIGFDTETAATFEKGRRNTNPISLIQIATATHCYLFRMQAINIEPFKVALTPVMSNEHLLKIGIGLRSDINGMKRDFDMSIAAMLDLNWLMNQLGAPKQLGTQQAAATVLALKLPKSKKVTLSNWSKPLTEPLSELQLQYAAADTFVALDILHAVTAQVAPYQSLWPQSLQQRLAELTMRRGSV from the coding sequence ATGAGTCTATTTAAGTTTGGTTTAGCGGCAGATAAATCCGCGACGATTCGCAGAGAGTTAGGCAAAGATGCGGCGGCTTATTTTAAGGCTATGCAGGCTGCTGAAGAAACCTTTTTTCGCTCTATCACCACAACAGAGAATAGATTAAAACTCGATTGGTTACAGCTGCGTACTCGCTTAATTACTCGAGTCGACGACAGCGAGCTCTCTCGGTTAACAGATTTCAATGTCGAGCTCATTCAGAATGTGTCTGCAGAGCAAGATGGTCAGCCACGACAGATCTCGGTGGTAACGCTCGATTCGCTGCAGATGGCGATTGCCGATATTGAGGCGCAGTCTTGGATAGGTTTCGATACCGAAACCGCGGCTACCTTTGAGAAGGGACGGCGCAATACTAACCCCATTTCATTAATTCAAATAGCAACCGCAACACATTGCTATCTGTTTCGAATGCAAGCGATAAATATTGAGCCATTTAAGGTGGCGCTCACACCAGTAATGAGCAATGAACATCTGCTTAAAATTGGTATTGGCCTGAGAAGCGATATCAATGGAATGAAGCGAGACTTTGATATGAGTATTGCGGCGATGCTGGACTTAAATTGGCTGATGAATCAACTTGGGGCGCCTAAGCAACTTGGCACACAGCAGGCCGCTGCAACAGTTTTAGCGTTAAAACTACCCAAAAGTAAAAAGGTCACATTATCGAATTGGAGCAAGCCACTAACAGAACCCTTGAGTGAGCTGCAGCTGCAGTATGCGGCGGCAGATACCTTTGTAGCATTGGATATTTTACATGCAGTAACAGCACAAGTTGCCCCTTATCAGAGCTTATGGCCACAATCGCTACAGCAACGTTTAGCTGAGTTAACGATGAGAAGAGGGAGCGTTTGA
- a CDS encoding cytochrome c, producing the protein MSINRRQALTKIIGLSTAAAGAALVGTSAFAATDADGNYRLEMGEKLKYVPLDAMATAKLAYETGGGCMHQVFHSIVTMLAQSSSVDADKFATIPTALAGYGWAGIVGQGTICGNLNAAGMLINILDDINGQNSAVIGASFRYYETQDLPLSSDEFVAGIGSTAEKSLEVGATSIANSPLCHSSISNWSAASGKVFKEKGERCKRLSASLAYHIVELLNRAHGGEDISLLPEAKPSAETQACQSCHGVESTMSTAASVKADMECTTCHTGHFN; encoded by the coding sequence ATGAGTATTAATAGACGTCAGGCGTTAACCAAGATTATCGGATTAAGTACAGCTGCTGCTGGTGCCGCTTTGGTAGGCACTTCTGCATTTGCAGCCACCGATGCAGATGGTAACTATCGTTTAGAGATGGGAGAGAAGCTTAAGTATGTGCCGTTAGATGCGATGGCAACGGCGAAGCTTGCCTATGAAACGGGTGGTGGCTGTATGCATCAGGTGTTCCATTCTATTGTCACTATGCTAGCGCAATCAAGCAGTGTCGATGCCGACAAATTTGCCACTATTCCAACGGCTCTTGCGGGCTATGGTTGGGCGGGAATCGTCGGCCAGGGAACCATCTGCGGTAACCTAAATGCGGCAGGCATGTTGATCAATATCTTAGATGACATCAATGGCCAAAATAGTGCGGTGATCGGTGCATCATTCCGTTATTACGAAACTCAAGACTTACCCCTTTCATCAGATGAATTTGTCGCTGGCATCGGCTCAACTGCAGAAAAGAGCCTAGAAGTGGGCGCTACATCTATCGCTAATAGTCCTCTGTGTCACTCCTCTATCAGTAATTGGTCTGCTGCTTCGGGTAAGGTCTTTAAGGAGAAGGGCGAGCGTTGTAAGCGCCTATCGGCCAGCTTGGCCTATCACATTGTAGAGTTACTTAACCGTGCACATGGTGGCGAGGATATTTCTCTTCTACCTGAAGCTAAGCCTTCTGCCGAAACACAAGCCTGTCAGTCTTGTCACGGTGTAGAAAGCACTATGAGCACAGCAGCTAGTGTGAAGGCAGATATGGAATGTACCACTTGTCACACAGGGCACTTTAACTAA
- a CDS encoding TonB-dependent receptor domain-containing protein, whose product MTSISSLSKAVKVALLATTSAALMTSAGAYAEEQEGDSIERIEVTGSKIKRIGELSPTPITVITGADMMDMGITNVADILNKLPSSTVGISPETSNNTIFANGLNQTDLRGLGSDRTLVLVNGRRFVAGSNGSSAVDLNTIPTAMVSRIEVITGGASAVYGSDAIAGVINIITRTDVQGVELDVSYIQPEQSGGEEGQFSLTAGGNFLDDKLSTVFNFTYAEQKELRPTDRDFLDNPVNSIYNPDTSEGAPARIEYIGRKPLSWINEAGTFFAGDGGQYTFGPDGAMREFDYGEGLIPGPGNNANYCGPSCEGYDPVDYGLIRTPLDRKVFTLNTDYEINDEHKIFTEITYVDYTSNGESTPVFHTWNPVMADNAFLPEETKQLMADTDMEYFNLYRIDGEFGNRTYNQDRETMRFLVGLEGVISDDWDYSIHAQRGQLKETTLWKGQIWDERYEQAKDAILVDGEIVCRDVDARAAGCVPMNLLGVNQASQESIDWVGTSAGQTAKTTQTSAGLIVSGALFDLPAGYVSAAFSADYRKEESETNPDQALIDGTIFGNSANPMKGEYDVTEFAAEFNIPLLSDMFLAHDLALDLAYRWMDYSTAGQDDAWKVGLNWAPIEDLRLRATRSKSVRAPNIGELFSPAGQTFESFTDVCDKINVELGPNDNRKANCQAAGLPQGWNPSDSWYLSNHAGSNAGNPDLKAETSHDYTIGAVYTPNYLDGFSITVDYWAFEISDAIEYIDVSTAVRYCYDSESLDNVYCSRFTRDAATGDIVDFVQSPVNSASFDVKGVDIESQYDIPTDSFGDFKVHVIATYLEQWQTNPTGFADDLQVDVGEYTDPRWKAMFSLGWKYDALSLEARSNYRHSAVASNDWKPENNNYNDIPSSTIWDFTGSYAFNDDLTLRFGVLNAFDLAPPRNPYVYDGAGYYDTTGRAFFLGANYKL is encoded by the coding sequence ATGACGTCAATAAGCAGTTTATCTAAAGCTGTAAAAGTTGCATTACTAGCAACGACAAGCGCAGCGTTAATGACAAGTGCTGGGGCCTATGCTGAAGAGCAAGAAGGCGATAGCATTGAAAGAATCGAGGTGACAGGCTCGAAAATTAAGCGAATTGGTGAGCTATCTCCAACTCCTATAACCGTCATTACTGGTGCAGATATGATGGATATGGGTATCACTAACGTTGCTGATATCTTGAATAAACTTCCATCATCTACCGTTGGTATCTCTCCAGAGACGTCTAACAACACTATTTTTGCTAACGGTCTAAACCAAACAGACCTACGTGGCCTAGGTAGCGACCGTACGCTAGTCTTGGTCAATGGCCGTCGTTTTGTTGCGGGCTCTAATGGTAGCTCGGCAGTCGATCTGAACACTATTCCTACAGCGATGGTTTCTCGCATTGAAGTAATCACTGGTGGTGCATCTGCTGTATATGGCTCCGATGCGATTGCTGGTGTAATTAACATTATCACTCGAACCGATGTTCAAGGTGTTGAGCTTGATGTCTCTTATATACAACCAGAACAAAGTGGCGGTGAAGAGGGACAGTTCTCGTTAACTGCGGGTGGTAACTTCTTAGACGATAAACTGTCGACAGTATTTAACTTTACTTATGCGGAGCAAAAAGAGTTACGTCCAACCGACAGAGACTTTTTAGATAATCCTGTAAACAGTATTTATAACCCTGATACATCTGAAGGTGCACCAGCTCGTATTGAGTACATTGGTCGTAAGCCACTATCATGGATCAATGAAGCGGGTACCTTCTTTGCTGGTGACGGTGGCCAATATACTTTTGGACCAGATGGTGCAATGAGAGAGTTTGATTACGGTGAAGGACTTATTCCTGGTCCTGGTAACAATGCTAACTACTGTGGTCCAAGCTGTGAAGGTTATGATCCCGTTGATTACGGTTTAATTCGTACACCGCTAGATCGTAAGGTATTTACGCTAAATACTGACTATGAAATTAATGATGAGCACAAGATCTTCACTGAAATCACCTATGTTGATTATACATCTAACGGTGAAAGCACGCCGGTATTCCATACATGGAATCCTGTCATGGCTGATAATGCTTTTCTTCCTGAGGAAACAAAGCAGTTAATGGCTGATACAGATATGGAATACTTCAACCTCTACCGTATCGATGGTGAGTTTGGTAACCGTACTTATAACCAAGACCGTGAAACAATGCGTTTCTTAGTGGGCCTTGAAGGCGTGATCAGTGATGATTGGGATTACTCTATTCACGCTCAACGTGGTCAGCTAAAGGAAACCACGTTATGGAAAGGTCAGATATGGGATGAGCGTTATGAGCAAGCTAAAGATGCTATCTTAGTTGATGGTGAAATAGTTTGTCGTGATGTCGATGCTCGTGCAGCAGGGTGTGTACCTATGAACTTACTTGGTGTAAACCAAGCAAGTCAAGAGTCTATCGACTGGGTGGGCACAAGTGCTGGGCAGACAGCTAAGACGACACAGACTAGTGCCGGTCTAATTGTTAGTGGTGCGCTATTTGACCTACCAGCGGGTTACGTCAGTGCGGCATTCAGTGCAGATTACCGTAAGGAAGAGTCTGAAACTAATCCAGATCAAGCACTAATCGACGGTACAATTTTTGGTAACAGTGCTAACCCAATGAAGGGTGAGTATGATGTTACTGAATTTGCAGCTGAATTTAATATTCCATTACTATCAGATATGTTCCTCGCACATGACTTAGCTCTTGATCTCGCTTATCGCTGGATGGATTACAGCACTGCGGGTCAAGATGATGCTTGGAAAGTGGGTTTAAACTGGGCTCCAATCGAAGATCTTCGTCTTCGTGCAACACGTTCAAAGTCTGTTCGAGCGCCAAATATTGGAGAGTTATTTAGCCCTGCAGGACAAACATTCGAAAGTTTCACCGACGTTTGTGACAAGATCAACGTGGAGCTAGGTCCAAATGATAACCGTAAGGCAAATTGTCAGGCTGCTGGTTTACCTCAAGGCTGGAACCCATCTGATTCTTGGTACTTGAGTAATCATGCTGGTAGCAATGCGGGTAACCCAGATCTAAAGGCTGAAACGTCACACGATTACACTATTGGTGCGGTTTATACACCTAATTATCTTGACGGTTTCTCTATCACAGTAGATTACTGGGCATTTGAGATCTCTGATGCAATTGAATACATCGATGTCAGTACAGCAGTTCGTTATTGCTACGACTCTGAGTCACTAGATAACGTATATTGCAGTCGATTTACCCGTGATGCAGCGACAGGTGATATTGTCGATTTCGTTCAAAGCCCTGTTAACTCTGCGTCGTTTGACGTTAAAGGTGTCGATATTGAAAGCCAATATGACATTCCAACTGATAGCTTTGGTGACTTTAAAGTTCATGTTATTGCAACTTATCTAGAGCAGTGGCAAACGAACCCGACGGGTTTTGCTGATGACCTACAGGTTGACGTAGGTGAATACACAGACCCACGTTGGAAAGCGATGTTTAGCTTAGGCTGGAAGTATGATGCACTAAGTCTAGAAGCACGCTCTAACTACCGTCATTCAGCCGTTGCGAGTAACGACTGGAAGCCTGAGAATAACAACTATAACGATATTCCATCGAGTACTATTTGGGACTTCACGGGTTCATATGCCTTTAATGATGATCTAACTTTACGCTTTGGTGTATTGAATGCATTTGATCTTGCGCCACCACGTAACCCATATGTATACGATGGCGCAGGTTATTACGACACTACGGGTCGTGCATTCTTCCTAGGTGCAAACTATAAGCTTTAA
- a CDS encoding Na+/H+ antiporter NhaC family protein has translation MSEPTALSLIPPVVVLVLAIVLRRPILSLIIGALVGLAMYEPANILTNFADTSLSVMADETIGWLILVCGGFGALIALLVRTGGSMAFGRLALKFANGQKSSLFMTFILGVVIFIDDYLNALTVGSTMKRVTDKFKVSREMLAYVVDSTAAPICVLVPLSTWAVFFGGLLVDNGIAGEGQGIAVYMQAIPYMLYAWLAVAMVLLVILGIVPAFGPMKKAQIAAAQGEPAIKQMDLDEVQTSDEYALKAIEDEFKQADDGGKLHNFFVPIILLVGFTVYFDIDVLKGLIATLAVTLPYYGLQKLMPLSEMMEQMIDGFKSMLPAIGTVIAAFIFKDVCDKLMLPQYVIDSLSPFMTPQLLPAVVFLSMSILAFATGSSWGIFAVSIPIVMPLAQAVDANIPLVIGALLSASSFGSQACFYSDSTVLAAQGSGCNLVSHAVTQLPYALIAAGMTFIGFLWLA, from the coding sequence ATGTCTGAGCCGACAGCCTTAAGTCTTATCCCACCTGTGGTGGTATTGGTGTTAGCCATTGTGCTACGCCGCCCAATCCTCTCTTTGATTATCGGTGCATTAGTCGGTCTGGCCATGTATGAGCCCGCTAATATATTGACTAATTTTGCAGATACCTCTTTGTCCGTGATGGCCGACGAAACTATCGGTTGGTTAATTTTAGTTTGTGGTGGCTTCGGTGCCTTGATTGCTCTGCTGGTTCGCACTGGTGGTTCAATGGCGTTTGGTCGTCTAGCATTGAAGTTTGCTAACGGGCAAAAATCATCGCTGTTTATGACCTTTATTCTAGGCGTTGTTATTTTTATCGATGACTACCTAAATGCCTTGACGGTCGGCTCCACCATGAAGCGCGTCACAGATAAATTTAAGGTATCTCGTGAGATGCTAGCTTATGTGGTGGACTCCACGGCCGCGCCCATATGTGTGTTAGTGCCTCTTTCGACTTGGGCGGTATTTTTTGGTGGTTTGTTAGTTGATAACGGCATCGCAGGCGAGGGTCAAGGAATAGCCGTTTATATGCAGGCGATCCCTTACATGCTTTACGCGTGGTTAGCCGTGGCTATGGTATTGCTAGTGATCTTAGGTATCGTGCCGGCTTTTGGTCCGATGAAGAAAGCGCAAATAGCCGCAGCTCAAGGTGAACCAGCGATTAAGCAGATGGACTTAGATGAAGTGCAAACCTCTGATGAATATGCACTAAAAGCCATTGAAGATGAATTTAAGCAAGCCGATGATGGTGGAAAACTGCATAATTTCTTCGTGCCAATAATATTATTGGTGGGTTTTACCGTCTATTTCGATATCGATGTACTTAAAGGCTTGATTGCAACTCTTGCGGTGACATTGCCGTATTACGGGCTGCAGAAGCTGATGCCATTGTCAGAGATGATGGAGCAGATGATCGATGGCTTTAAGAGCATGCTACCAGCCATTGGTACGGTTATCGCGGCATTCATCTTTAAAGATGTGTGCGATAAATTAATGCTGCCACAGTATGTTATCGACAGCCTCAGTCCGTTTATGACGCCGCAATTGCTGCCTGCTGTGGTGTTTTTAAGTATGTCTATCTTGGCGTTTGCAACAGGCTCAAGCTGGGGGATTTTTGCGGTATCGATTCCAATTGTGATGCCACTGGCGCAAGCGGTCGATGCCAATATTCCACTGGTGATTGGTGCATTGTTATCGGCATCATCTTTTGGTAGTCAGGCGTGTTTCTACTCCGACTCCACAGTGCTAGCAGCACAAGGCTCTGGCTGTAACTTAGTCAGCCATGCCGTCACTCAGCTGCCTTATGCGTTGATTGCTGCGGGTATGACCTTTATCGGCTTTTTGTGGCTGGCGTAA